A genomic region of Bremerella alba contains the following coding sequences:
- the lysA gene encoding diaminopimelate decarboxylase, with translation MPQVPTFSTSRQEIAGVSVKQLATQFGTPTYVYDAATIVQRIQDLAAFDVIRYAQKACSNLAILKLVRENNVVVDAVSAWEIRRALAAGYEVHGDPPPIVYTADIFDREALELCIEHGLHVNCGSPDMIRQLGEVAPGREITLRINPGFGHGHSQKTNTGGQQSKHGIWHEQLNECLLLADANGLQITGLHMHIGSGTDLHHLSQVCDSMEKAALEVGRSIKTISAGGGLPVPYNSEQTYVDLEKYFELWDATRKTLEKSFDHSISLEIEPGRYLSAEAGYLVTEIRAVKQMGDNLFYVADAGFNNLARPIMYGAYHPISVARKDGQEMGQEHDVIVGGPLCESGDIFTQEEGGFVSARKLPPAAVGDLLVIECAGAYGYCMSSNYNSKPLAAEVMIEEGKARVIRRRQTFEGFIADEMI, from the coding sequence ATGCCACAAGTCCCCACGTTCTCAACCTCACGTCAGGAAATCGCCGGCGTTTCCGTCAAACAGTTGGCTACCCAATTCGGTACGCCGACCTATGTGTACGACGCCGCTACGATCGTTCAGCGAATCCAAGACCTCGCCGCGTTCGATGTCATCCGGTACGCCCAGAAGGCCTGCTCGAACTTGGCAATTTTGAAACTTGTTCGGGAAAACAATGTGGTCGTCGATGCGGTCAGTGCCTGGGAGATTCGCCGAGCCCTCGCGGCCGGATACGAAGTTCACGGCGACCCTCCGCCAATCGTCTATACTGCTGACATCTTTGATCGCGAAGCGTTGGAACTGTGTATCGAGCATGGGCTGCACGTCAATTGTGGCTCTCCCGATATGATTCGTCAGTTGGGCGAAGTGGCTCCGGGTCGCGAAATCACATTACGCATCAACCCCGGTTTTGGACATGGCCATAGCCAGAAGACCAATACCGGCGGCCAACAATCGAAGCACGGTATCTGGCACGAGCAACTGAACGAGTGCCTTCTGCTAGCCGACGCCAATGGGCTTCAGATTACGGGCCTGCATATGCATATCGGAAGCGGTACCGACTTGCATCACCTCTCGCAGGTTTGCGACTCGATGGAAAAAGCAGCCCTGGAAGTGGGCCGCAGCATCAAGACGATCAGCGCCGGCGGCGGACTTCCTGTTCCTTACAACAGCGAGCAAACGTACGTCGATCTAGAGAAGTACTTCGAGCTTTGGGACGCCACGCGCAAGACACTGGAAAAGTCTTTCGACCATAGTATCTCACTCGAAATTGAACCGGGCCGATATCTTTCCGCCGAAGCTGGCTACCTCGTTACTGAGATTCGCGCCGTAAAGCAGATGGGGGACAACCTCTTCTACGTCGCCGACGCTGGCTTCAACAACCTAGCTCGTCCGATCATGTACGGCGCCTACCATCCGATATCCGTGGCGCGCAAGGACGGTCAGGAAATGGGCCAAGAACACGACGTGATCGTGGGTGGGCCTCTTTGCGAGTCAGGCGACATCTTCACGCAAGAAGAAGGGGGCTTCGTCAGCGCTCGTAAACTGCCGCCGGCTGCGGTGGGTGACTTACTGGTCATCGAATGTGCCGGGGCTTATGGCTACTGCATGAGTTCTAACTACAACTCGAAGCCGCTGGCAGCGGAGGTGATGATCGAAGAAGGTAAAGCGCGCGTCATTCGCCGTCGCCAAACATTCGAGGGCTTTATTGCCGACGAAATGATTTAA
- a CDS encoding class IV adenylate cyclase has product MARNIEIKARLSQRSEIEDRIVPIADSGPVVLEQIDQFFRVPEGRLKLRQINGEHAELIFYRRSDSAGPKTSDYNRVPISQPEQLAQLLTSALESLGNVKKTRTLYLIGQTRIHLDEVEDLGSYLELEVVLDPSQAEPEGEAIAHHLMQKLGIQSEDLVEGAYLDHLFK; this is encoded by the coding sequence GTGGCTCGGAATATTGAAATCAAGGCCCGACTTTCTCAGCGATCGGAAATCGAAGACCGTATCGTACCAATCGCGGACTCGGGTCCGGTCGTTCTTGAACAGATCGATCAATTCTTTCGCGTACCTGAGGGGCGTTTGAAGCTGCGTCAGATTAATGGCGAACATGCCGAATTGATTTTTTATCGCCGCTCTGACTCGGCAGGCCCCAAGACTTCTGACTACAATCGCGTTCCGATTTCTCAGCCCGAGCAACTCGCGCAATTGCTGACTTCGGCACTGGAATCACTGGGTAACGTCAAGAAGACGCGAACGCTCTACCTGATCGGACAAACGCGTATTCACTTGGACGAGGTCGAAGACTTAGGCAGCTACCTGGAACTGGAAGTCGTGCTTGATCCCTCCCAAGCTGAGCCGGAAGGGGAAGCGATTGCTCACCATCTGATGCAGAAATTGGGGATCCAAAGCGAGGACCTGGTCGAGGGTGCCTACCTCGATCATCTCTTTAAATAG